TACCTTTCTTTTTAGCCTTTTTCTTAGCAGCATCTCTTCCCATTGGACGAGCACTAGATCCTACAGAGTTTGAGTCACTAGCATCACTCTCACGGGACCTTTTAGATCCACTGCTTCCAGAGCCAGTATTTCCTCCTACCTGACT
Above is a window of Brassica oleracea var. oleracea cultivar TO1000 unplaced genomic scaffold, BOL UnpScaffold19614, whole genome shotgun sequence DNA encoding:
- the LOC106322377 gene encoding uncharacterized protein LOC106322377 yields the protein YGSQVGGNTGSGSSGSKRSRESDASDSNSVGSSARPMGRDAAKKKAKKKEFKAQELDRLDKIVMMQNEANQLIKEKTQAKKMKMFIKLTEKENL